In Pseudomonas fluorescens, one genomic interval encodes:
- the leuC gene encoding 3-isopropylmalate dehydratase large subunit yields MNPRTLYDKHIDSHTVCRLDDQGHVLLYIDRQVINEYTSPQAFSGLRAAGRKVWRPGTALAVVDHVNPTTPQRVAAMPDAGGARQVSYLAENCRDFGIELLDILDKRQGIEHVIAPEQGFILPGMVIAAGDSHTTTYGALGAFGFGIGTSEIEHLLASQTLVYKRLKSMRVTVDGELVPGLTSKDVIMALIGRIGASGATGYAIEFCGSTIDELSVEARMTICNMAVEAGARGAFMAPDEKVFAYLNGKPRAPQGVLWARGVEKWRELRSDPGAVFDREIHLDASLLEPMVTWGTSPDQAAPIGAQVPDPQRIDDPILRQDMRRALQYMGLEAGMALRDIVISHAFIGSCTNARIEDLRDAASVVRGRRVAGHVRAMIVPGSSEVRAQAEAEGLAQIFIDAGFEWRQSGCSMCLAMNDDVLAPGDRCASSTNRNFEGRQGAGARTHLMSPAMVAAAAISGHLTDIRHFGERP; encoded by the coding sequence ATGAACCCCAGAACCCTCTACGACAAACACATCGATTCGCACACCGTGTGCCGCCTCGACGATCAGGGTCATGTGCTGTTGTATATCGATCGCCAGGTGATCAACGAATACACCAGCCCTCAGGCGTTCAGCGGTCTGCGTGCTGCCGGGCGCAAGGTCTGGCGGCCGGGTACGGCGTTGGCGGTGGTCGATCACGTCAACCCGACCACGCCGCAACGGGTGGCGGCAATGCCCGATGCCGGCGGTGCGCGGCAGGTGTCGTATCTGGCGGAGAACTGCCGGGATTTCGGCATCGAACTGCTGGATATCCTCGATAAACGTCAGGGCATCGAGCATGTGATCGCCCCGGAGCAGGGCTTCATTCTGCCGGGCATGGTCATCGCTGCCGGTGACAGCCACACCACCACGTACGGTGCGCTGGGGGCGTTCGGATTTGGCATTGGCACCTCGGAAATCGAGCACCTGCTGGCCTCGCAGACGCTGGTCTACAAACGTCTGAAAAGCATGCGCGTGACGGTGGATGGCGAACTGGTGCCGGGGCTGACGTCGAAGGACGTGATCATGGCGCTGATCGGCCGCATCGGTGCGTCGGGCGCCACTGGCTATGCGATCGAGTTCTGCGGATCGACCATCGATGAGCTGAGCGTCGAAGCGCGGATGACCATTTGCAACATGGCGGTCGAAGCCGGTGCACGCGGTGCGTTCATGGCGCCGGACGAAAAAGTCTTTGCTTATCTCAACGGCAAACCCCGCGCACCACAAGGCGTACTGTGGGCGCGCGGCGTGGAAAAGTGGCGTGAACTGCGCAGCGATCCCGGTGCCGTGTTCGACCGCGAAATCCATCTCGACGCCAGCCTGCTGGAGCCGATGGTCACCTGGGGAACCAGCCCCGATCAGGCCGCGCCGATCGGTGCGCAGGTGCCGGACCCGCAACGCATCGACGATCCGATCCTGCGTCAGGACATGCGCCGCGCCCTCCAATACATGGGCCTGGAGGCGGGGATGGCGCTGCGCGATATCGTCATCAGCCACGCTTTTATCGGCTCCTGCACCAACGCGCGGATCGAGGATCTGCGTGACGCCGCCAGCGTGGTGCGCGGTCGGCGGGTGGCCGGGCATGTGCGGGCGATGATCGTGCCCGGCTCCAGTGAGGTCCGCGCTCAGGCTGAAGCCGAAGGGCTGGCGCAGATCTTCATCGACGCCGGGTTTGAATGGCGCCAGTCCGGCTGCTCGATGTGCCTGGCGATGAACGATGACGTGCTCGCGCCCGGCGACCGTTGCGCCTCCAGCACCAACCGCAATTTCGAAGGCCGCCAGGGTGCCGGGGCGCGCACCCATCTGATGAGTCCGGCGATGGTTGCCGCTGCCGCCATCAGCGGCCACCTCACCGACATCCGCCACTTTGGAGAACGCCCATGA
- a CDS encoding PepSY-associated TM helix domain-containing protein, with translation MSKKSRSKLWFLVHSWLALPIWCFVLIVCVTGTLAVVSQEIVWLANPQMRASQPSDDAPRLSYDQVLAAIKQAEPQTLVESISRPDESHFALDVEVSYPDGRSQTVYVNPYTGVIQGAAPDFNFKAFTRALHGWWLVPFTNGFSWGWYLVSFLGLPMLASLITGLVVYKRFWKGFFKPTLRFRHGARIFWGDFHRLSGIWSIWFIAVISITGTWFLIQAILADNQVSISSEPIIPAMSRESVPMSSDASPPPRISLDRAVQIAEQHIPGLEVSFVSLPGNAYSHLSLGGRGWYPLMFQTATLNPYHGEMAATRLLTDRSSLEFVTESMRPLHTGDFGGLWIKLIWFFFGLLLSMMVLSGLLIWTKRTALATANALKRENKKARSPRVSREPAEVSL, from the coding sequence ATGTCGAAGAAATCCCGTTCCAAACTGTGGTTCCTGGTGCATAGCTGGCTCGCGCTGCCGATCTGGTGTTTTGTCCTGATCGTCTGTGTCACCGGCACGCTGGCGGTGGTCAGTCAGGAAATCGTCTGGCTGGCCAACCCGCAAATGCGCGCCAGCCAGCCATCGGATGACGCACCGCGGCTCAGTTACGATCAAGTGCTGGCCGCGATCAAACAGGCCGAACCGCAGACGCTGGTGGAAAGCATCAGCCGCCCCGACGAATCGCACTTCGCCCTCGACGTCGAGGTCAGCTACCCCGACGGCCGCTCGCAGACGGTCTACGTCAACCCGTACACCGGGGTGATCCAGGGCGCGGCGCCGGACTTCAACTTCAAGGCGTTCACCCGCGCCCTGCACGGCTGGTGGCTGGTGCCGTTCACCAACGGTTTCAGCTGGGGCTGGTACCTGGTGTCGTTCCTCGGCCTGCCGATGCTCGCTTCGCTGATCACCGGGCTGGTGGTGTACAAGCGCTTCTGGAAAGGTTTCTTCAAACCCACCCTGCGTTTTCGCCACGGCGCGCGGATTTTCTGGGGCGACTTCCATCGACTGAGCGGCATCTGGTCGATCTGGTTCATCGCGGTGATCTCGATCACGGGCACCTGGTTTCTGATCCAGGCCATTCTGGCCGACAACCAGGTGTCCATCAGCAGCGAACCGATCATTCCCGCCATGTCCCGGGAAAGCGTACCGATGTCGAGCGACGCCAGTCCTCCCCCACGAATCAGCCTCGATCGCGCGGTACAGATCGCCGAACAGCACATCCCCGGGCTGGAAGTCAGCTTCGTCAGCCTGCCGGGCAATGCCTACAGCCACTTGAGCCTTGGCGGGCGCGGCTGGTATCCGCTGATGTTCCAGACCGCCACGCTCAACCCGTACCACGGTGAGATGGCCGCCACGCGACTGCTGACTGACCGCTCCTCGCTGGAGTTCGTCACCGAGTCGATGCGCCCGCTGCACACCGGTGATTTCGGCGGTCTGTGGATCAAACTGATCTGGTTCTTCTTCGGTCTGCTGCTGAGCATGATGGTCCTCAGCGGCCTGTTGATCTGGACCAAGCGCACCGCGCTGGCCACCGCCAACGCGCTCAAGCGCGAAAATAAAAAGGCCCGCAGCCCCCGCGTCAGCCGTGAACCGGCGGAGGTCAGCCTGTGA
- a CDS encoding DUF6162 family protein, which yields MSTPTTQVVRPAGAGHETLNVLLLCLLILAVAGSVVAWRGVSHEPEPVASHQLDARRDLSAAEQGIYADLRVTLDEIRLLHEEQQSLPTPQTLAEEGFAPFAQDASSVSRGGHAWQLLADTAYFGHSQAPAVAGSFVMLLSADATAAPDIWLNRAAELQTPTELTDAALSAAGWKQIVAQFDAGVTREHRH from the coding sequence ATGAGCACGCCCACCACCCAAGTCGTCCGCCCGGCCGGTGCCGGGCATGAAACCCTCAATGTTCTGCTGTTGTGTTTACTGATCCTTGCCGTCGCCGGCTCGGTGGTGGCGTGGCGCGGGGTGTCCCATGAGCCGGAGCCGGTCGCCAGCCATCAGCTCGATGCGCGGCGCGATCTCAGCGCCGCCGAGCAAGGCATCTACGCCGACCTGCGGGTGACCCTCGATGAAATTCGCCTGCTGCATGAAGAACAGCAGAGCCTGCCGACGCCACAGACCCTGGCTGAAGAAGGTTTCGCCCCGTTCGCCCAGGACGCCAGTTCGGTCAGCCGTGGCGGGCATGCCTGGCAATTGCTGGCGGACACGGCCTATTTCGGCCACAGCCAGGCGCCCGCCGTCGCCGGTTCGTTCGTGATGCTATTGAGCGCCGACGCCACTGCCGCGCCGGACATCTGGCTCAACCGCGCCGCAGAGCTGCAGACGCCCACCGAACTGACTGACGCCGCGCTGTCCGCCGCCGGCTGGAAACAGATCGTCGCGCAGTTCGATGCCGGTGTGACCCGCGAGCATCGCCACTGA
- a CDS encoding metal ABC transporter solute-binding protein, Zn/Mn family, whose translation MLISLTRRPLLRTLLLGLCACLLSPLASADPGKRLRIGITLHPYYSYVANIVGDKAEVVPLIPAGFNPHAYEPRAEDIKRISGLDVIVLNGVGHDDFADRMIAASETPNIKTIEANENVPLLAATGTAARGAGKVVNPHTFLSISASIAQVNNIARELGKLEPDNAKNYTQNARAYGKRLRQMRADALAKLTQAPNAELRVATVHAAYDYLLREFGLEVTAVVEPAHGIEPSPSQLKKTIDQLRELDVKVIFSEMDFPSTYVETIQRESGVKLYPLSHISYGEYTADKYEKEMTGNLDTVVRAIQESGA comes from the coding sequence ATGCTTATTTCCCTGACTCGCCGTCCCCTCCTGCGCACCCTGCTGTTAGGCCTGTGCGCGTGCCTGCTGAGCCCGCTGGCCAGCGCCGATCCGGGCAAACGCCTGCGCATCGGCATCACCCTGCACCCGTATTACAGCTATGTGGCGAATATCGTCGGCGACAAGGCCGAGGTGGTGCCGCTGATTCCCGCCGGCTTCAACCCGCACGCCTACGAGCCACGCGCCGAAGACATCAAGCGCATCAGCGGGCTGGATGTGATCGTGCTCAACGGGGTCGGTCATGACGACTTCGCCGACCGCATGATCGCCGCCAGCGAAACGCCGAACATCAAGACCATCGAAGCCAACGAAAACGTGCCGCTGCTGGCGGCCACCGGTACCGCTGCGCGCGGCGCCGGCAAAGTGGTCAACCCCCACACCTTCCTGTCGATCAGCGCCTCGATTGCCCAGGTCAACAACATCGCCCGCGAGCTGGGCAAACTCGAACCGGATAACGCCAAGAACTATACCCAGAACGCCCGCGCCTACGGCAAACGCCTGCGGCAGATGCGCGCCGATGCGCTGGCCAAACTGACCCAGGCACCGAACGCCGAACTGCGCGTGGCCACGGTGCATGCGGCTTATGACTATCTGCTGCGCGAATTCGGCCTGGAAGTGACGGCCGTGGTCGAACCGGCCCACGGCATCGAACCGAGCCCGAGCCAGTTGAAAAAGACCATCGACCAACTGCGCGAACTCGACGTGAAGGTGATTTTCTCGGAGATGGATTTCCCCTCGACCTACGTCGAAACCATCCAGCGTGAGTCCGGGGTGAAGCTGTACCCGCTGTCGCACATTTCCTATGGCGAATACACCGCCGACAAGTACGAAAAGGAAATGACCGGCAACCTCGACACCGTGGTGCGGGCGATTCAGGAGTCCGGGGCATGA
- a CDS encoding metal ABC transporter ATP-binding protein yields MTAKETLSDTPPSPVGAGLLAKASGQSASLLNEPPHSRASPLPQGVSGPTLDFAGVSLTLGRTTILDNVTFQVQPGHVHALVGPNGGGKSSLIKTLLGQMPHQGQLSLHWPGQPGTIGYVPQALEFDRGLPMTVDDFMAAMCQRRPAFLGLSKHYAKAIGEALERVGMQDKRKRRMGALSGGERQRVLLAQGLIPAPQLLVLDEPMSALDEAGIQVFERLLGDWRAAGITVLWIEHDLEAVKRLADRVTGLNRRVLFDATPQQALTPERLLSLFSTHPRSAV; encoded by the coding sequence ATGACAGCAAAAGAAACCCTCTCTGACACCCCGCCATCCCCTGTGGGAGCGGGCTTGCTCGCGAAGGCGTCCGGTCAGTCAGCATCATTATTGAATGAACCACCGCATTCGCGAGCAAGCCCGCTCCCACAAGGGGTAAGTGGGCCGACTCTGGATTTTGCGGGAGTCTCTCTGACCCTCGGGCGCACCACGATCCTCGACAACGTGACCTTCCAGGTTCAGCCCGGTCACGTCCACGCCCTGGTCGGCCCCAACGGCGGTGGCAAGAGTTCGCTGATCAAGACCTTGCTCGGGCAGATGCCGCATCAAGGCCAGTTGAGCCTGCACTGGCCCGGCCAACCCGGCACCATCGGCTACGTGCCGCAGGCGCTGGAGTTCGATCGCGGCCTGCCGATGACCGTCGACGATTTCATGGCCGCCATGTGCCAGCGCCGCCCGGCGTTTCTCGGCCTGAGCAAGCACTACGCCAAGGCCATCGGCGAGGCGCTGGAACGGGTCGGTATGCAGGACAAACGCAAGCGGCGCATGGGCGCGTTATCCGGTGGCGAACGGCAGCGCGTATTGCTCGCTCAAGGCCTGATCCCGGCCCCGCAATTGCTGGTGCTGGATGAGCCGATGTCAGCCCTCGACGAAGCCGGGATCCAGGTCTTCGAACGCCTGCTCGGCGACTGGCGCGCCGCCGGCATCACCGTGCTGTGGATCGAGCACGATCTGGAAGCGGTCAAGCGTCTGGCCGACCGGGTCACCGGTCTCAACCGCCGCGTGCTGTTCGACGCCACGCCGCAACAGGCGCTGACTCCGGAACGGCTGCTGAGTCTGTTTTCCACCCATCCACGGAGCGCGGTCTAA
- a CDS encoding metal ABC transporter permease: MSYEAFRLMVQGWASSGYLPEALAYGFVVNALLAGLLIGPVLGGLGTLVVVKRFAFFSEAVGHAALTGVAIGILLGEPYTGPYGSLFGYCLLFGILLNYLRNRTGLAPDTLIGVFLSVSLALGASLLLILAGKINVHILENVLFGSVLTVNGNDLLVLAIVGSLVMALALPLYNRIMLASFNPQLASVRGVAVKTLDYLFVILVTLITVAAVKVIGAILVGALLVIPAAAARLLSQSLKGFFWCSVLIATVSTLCGILAPIVFDLPIPSGAAIILVAGIAFALAAIARGVVPSLKGNLG, translated from the coding sequence ATGAGTTACGAAGCCTTTCGTTTGATGGTCCAGGGCTGGGCGTCGTCCGGTTACCTGCCGGAAGCGCTGGCCTACGGCTTTGTGGTCAACGCACTGCTCGCCGGCCTGTTGATCGGCCCGGTGCTCGGCGGCCTCGGCACGCTGGTGGTGGTCAAGCGCTTCGCGTTTTTCTCCGAAGCGGTCGGGCACGCGGCGCTGACCGGCGTGGCCATCGGCATTCTGCTCGGTGAACCCTATACCGGGCCGTACGGCAGTCTGTTCGGCTACTGCCTGCTGTTCGGCATCCTGCTCAATTACCTGCGCAACCGCACCGGCCTGGCGCCGGATACCCTGATCGGCGTGTTCCTCTCGGTGTCGCTGGCGCTCGGCGCGAGCCTGCTGCTGATTCTCGCCGGCAAGATCAATGTGCACATTCTGGAGAACGTGCTGTTCGGTTCGGTGCTCACCGTCAATGGCAATGACCTGCTGGTGCTGGCCATCGTCGGTTCGCTGGTCATGGCCCTGGCACTGCCTTTGTACAACCGGATCATGCTCGCCAGTTTCAACCCGCAACTGGCGTCGGTGCGCGGCGTCGCGGTGAAGACTCTGGATTACCTGTTCGTGATTCTGGTGACGCTGATCACCGTCGCGGCGGTGAAGGTCATCGGCGCGATTCTGGTCGGCGCGTTGCTGGTGATTCCGGCGGCGGCCGCGCGTTTGCTCAGCCAGTCGCTCAAGGGCTTCTTCTGGTGTTCGGTGCTGATTGCTACCGTCAGCACGCTGTGCGGGATTCTCGCGCCGATCGTCTTCGATCTGCCGATCCCGTCCGGCGCCGCGATCATTCTGGTCGCCGGCATCGCCTTCGCCCTCGCCGCCATCGCGCGCGGGGTTGTCCCGAGTCTGAAAGGGAACCTTGGATAA
- a CDS encoding metal ABC transporter substrate-binding protein, with translation MTFSLRKLTLAMALCGVVGSPLLAAENTKPLRVLASLPITYGLGEVLLKGTDVSLERAAPANLPGSRQTAYFTGRGAPALGKLASNADAVIGVRSLWADDPLYPVARRSNIRIVEVDAARPVDGALPGIAVQPGLKVDGLNSQPWLASNNMGRMADVIAADLVRLAPSAKPKIEANLAALKQRLLKLSADSEARLAEAENLSVMSLSDHFGYLIGSLNLELIGQDARADAEWTAEDLKKLTATLKDNDVAMVLHHRQPSEAVKAAIAESGCHLLVLSTDAADPVAELEGNVDLLLKGLSGA, from the coding sequence ATGACTTTCTCACTGCGAAAACTGACCCTGGCCATGGCCCTGTGCGGCGTGGTTGGCAGCCCGTTGCTGGCGGCTGAAAACACCAAACCATTGCGCGTACTGGCCTCGTTGCCCATCACCTACGGCCTCGGCGAAGTGCTGCTCAAAGGCACCGACGTCAGCCTGGAGCGCGCAGCTCCGGCGAATCTGCCGGGCAGCCGTCAGACCGCATACTTCACCGGTCGCGGCGCTCCGGCGCTGGGCAAACTGGCGAGCAATGCCGACGCGGTGATCGGCGTGCGCTCGCTGTGGGCCGATGATCCGCTGTACCCGGTCGCGCGGCGCAGCAACATTCGCATTGTCGAAGTCGACGCGGCGCGCCCGGTGGATGGCGCCCTGCCGGGGATCGCCGTGCAGCCGGGGCTGAAGGTCGATGGCTTGAACAGTCAGCCATGGCTGGCGAGCAACAACATGGGACGGATGGCCGACGTGATCGCGGCGGATCTGGTGCGTCTGGCGCCGTCCGCCAAGCCGAAGATCGAGGCTAATCTGGCGGCACTGAAACAGCGCCTGCTCAAGCTCAGCGCCGACAGCGAAGCGCGCCTGGCCGAGGCTGAAAACCTGAGCGTGATGAGCCTCAGCGATCACTTCGGTTACCTGATCGGCAGCCTGAATCTGGAGCTGATCGGCCAGGACGCGCGAGCAGATGCCGAGTGGACAGCCGAAGATCTGAAGAAGCTCACGGCGACGCTGAAGGACAACGACGTGGCGATGGTGCTGCATCATCGCCAGCCGTCGGAAGCGGTGAAAGCGGCGATTGCCGAATCGGGGTGTCATCTGCTGGTGTTGAGTACCGATGCAGCGGATCCGGTGGCGGAGCTGGAAGGGAATGTGGATTTGCTGCTCAAGGGGTTGAGTGGGGCGTAG
- a CDS encoding MbtH family protein, with protein MTSVFDREDILFQVVVNHEEQYSIWPDYKAVPEGWRTVGKSGLKKECLAYIEEVWTDMRPLSLRQKMEGQAAAQ; from the coding sequence ATGACGTCAGTATTCGACCGCGAGGACATCCTCTTTCAGGTCGTGGTCAACCACGAAGAGCAATACTCGATCTGGCCGGATTACAAAGCCGTGCCGGAGGGCTGGCGCACCGTGGGCAAGAGCGGCCTGAAGAAGGAATGCCTGGCCTACATTGAAGAAGTCTGGACCGACATGCGTCCGTTGAGCCTGCGGCAGAAGATGGAAGGGCAGGCGGCGGCTCAGTAA
- a CDS encoding aspartate aminotransferase family protein has product MSVATSLIEESSARISSAPAETLYQFNESPLLARQSQQESNARSYPRRIPLALKRAKGLYVEDVEGRTFIDCLAGAGTLALGHNHPVVIEAIQQVLADELPLHTLDLTTPVKDQFVQDLFGLLPPLLAAEAKIQFCGPTGTDAVEAALKLVRTATGRSTVLSFSGGYHGMSQGALSLMGSLGPKKPLGALLSNGVQFMPFPYDYRCPFGLGGAAGVKANLSYLENLLNDPEAGVQLPAAVIVEAVQGEGGVIPADIEWLRGLRRITEKAGVALIVDEIQSGFARTGKMFAFEHADIVPDVVVLSKAIGGSLPLAVVVYRDWLDTWQPGAHAGTFRGNQMAMAAGSAVMRYLLEHKVCEHAAAMGERLSEHLRILQRDFPQLGDIRGRGLMLGVELVDPNGAPDALGHPPAFARLAPLVQRECLKRGLILELGGRHGAVVRFLPPLVITAAEIDRVAEIFGRALAAATAAAE; this is encoded by the coding sequence ATGTCAGTCGCCACCAGCCTTATCGAAGAGTCGTCGGCCCGGATCAGCTCCGCGCCGGCGGAAACCCTGTATCAGTTCAACGAATCACCACTACTGGCCCGGCAGAGCCAGCAGGAATCCAATGCCCGCAGCTATCCGCGACGCATTCCGCTGGCACTCAAGCGCGCCAAGGGCCTGTACGTCGAAGATGTCGAAGGCCGGACCTTCATCGATTGCCTGGCCGGTGCCGGGACTCTGGCCTTGGGGCACAACCACCCGGTGGTAATCGAGGCGATCCAGCAAGTGCTGGCCGATGAGCTGCCGCTGCACACCCTCGACCTGACCACGCCAGTGAAGGATCAGTTCGTCCAGGACCTGTTCGGTTTGCTGCCGCCATTACTGGCGGCCGAAGCGAAAATCCAGTTCTGCGGCCCGACCGGTACCGATGCGGTGGAAGCCGCGTTGAAACTGGTGCGCACCGCCACCGGGCGCAGCACGGTGTTGTCGTTCTCCGGCGGTTATCACGGCATGAGCCAAGGCGCATTGAGCCTGATGGGCAGTCTGGGGCCAAAAAAGCCGCTGGGCGCCTTGCTCAGCAACGGTGTGCAATTCATGCCGTTCCCTTATGACTATCGTTGCCCGTTCGGTCTCGGCGGCGCGGCCGGGGTCAAAGCCAACCTGAGTTATCTGGAAAACCTGCTTAATGATCCTGAGGCCGGTGTGCAGTTGCCGGCAGCGGTGATTGTCGAAGCGGTGCAGGGCGAGGGCGGGGTGATCCCGGCCGACATCGAGTGGCTGCGCGGCTTGCGTCGAATCACCGAAAAGGCCGGTGTGGCGCTGATCGTCGACGAGATCCAAAGCGGTTTCGCGCGTACCGGCAAGATGTTTGCCTTCGAACACGCCGACATCGTCCCCGACGTGGTGGTGTTGTCCAAAGCCATCGGCGGCAGCCTGCCGCTGGCGGTGGTGGTCTATCGCGACTGGCTCGACACCTGGCAACCGGGTGCCCATGCGGGCACGTTCCGTGGCAATCAGATGGCGATGGCCGCCGGTTCCGCGGTGATGCGTTATCTGCTTGAACACAAGGTCTGCGAACACGCCGCCGCCATGGGCGAACGCCTGAGCGAACACCTGCGCATCCTGCAACGCGACTTCCCGCAACTGGGCGACATTCGTGGTCGTGGCTTGATGCTCGGCGTCGAACTGGTTGATCCGAACGGCGCGCCGGATGCGCTCGGTCACCCACCCGCGTTCGCGCGTCTGGCACCGCTGGTGCAGCGCGAATGCCTCAAGCGTGGGCTGATTCTCGAACTGGGCGGCCGGCATGGCGCGGTGGTGCGCTTCCTGCCGCCGTTGGTGATCACCGCCGCCGAAATCGACCGCGTCGCCGAGATCTTCGGCCGGGCCTTGGCCGCCGCCACCGCCGCCGCCGAGTAA
- a CDS encoding GNAT family N-acetyltransferase — protein sequence MEASICICPAKPADAGIISRIIERSIRVGCALEHRNDPQLVSRWIGRQSADVISAHLADAHCYLNIALLQDKPVGVGMATASGEIGFCHVQPEWFRRGAGRALMTDLEGWLRIRGVPQARIASTRSGAAFYRHLGYCDAVPRASDQGLHRVTLHKLLPLSD from the coding sequence ATGGAAGCATCGATCTGCATCTGCCCGGCGAAACCTGCCGACGCCGGCATCATCAGTCGCATCATCGAGCGATCGATTCGCGTCGGTTGTGCGCTCGAACACCGCAACGATCCGCAACTGGTCAGCCGCTGGATCGGCCGACAATCTGCCGACGTCATCAGCGCGCACCTTGCCGACGCGCATTGCTACCTGAATATCGCCTTGTTGCAGGACAAACCGGTGGGTGTCGGCATGGCCACGGCCAGCGGTGAGATAGGTTTTTGTCATGTGCAGCCGGAATGGTTTCGCCGTGGCGCAGGGCGCGCCCTGATGACCGACCTTGAAGGCTGGCTGCGGATTCGTGGTGTGCCGCAGGCGCGCATCGCCAGCACACGTAGCGGCGCGGCTTTTTATCGGCATCTGGGCTACTGCGATGCAGTGCCACGCGCCAGCGATCAGGGCTTGCACCGCGTTACGCTGCACAAGCTGTTGCCATTGTCCGACTGA
- a CDS encoding ATP-binding protein: MSLRLRLSLTLGAAFALIWALAAAWMLSDLRNQMMFSLDQRLVASARMVAGLLEQLPALPSKGEGTHFSAEQLNIPGGMACQVSSLRGEILARSHSSPEQTLEAEKMGFHDQMIDGAPWRSFTLARGDVRITTADRQIEREALNMSILLAASVPVGVALLGCLCLLWLGIGQGLAPLNRLREALMRRNADSLEPLQLQSFPSELKPLLDTQNQLFQRIGKTIERERRLTGDAAHELRSPLTAIKTHLQVARMTEGSARDQSLARAEEGADRMHRTLEQLLLLARVEGSLSFDDGVQCSAEQVAKLAMQDAAGGERQRIKLQLPKQLSSAPVQMPAVLSIAALRNLLDNALRHTPADAEVELSLETVGQRARFVVRDHGPGIAAQDLQHLTQRFWRNGQSTGCGLGLAIVQAIVQRCACTLHFDSRPDGLRVELTMPLQPV, encoded by the coding sequence ATGAGTCTGCGTCTGCGCCTGAGTCTGACCCTCGGCGCCGCGTTCGCCCTGATCTGGGCACTGGCTGCGGCCTGGATGCTCAGCGACTTGCGCAATCAGATGATGTTTTCCCTCGACCAGCGGCTGGTAGCCTCGGCGCGCATGGTCGCCGGGCTGCTGGAGCAATTGCCGGCGCTGCCGAGCAAGGGCGAGGGCACCCATTTCAGTGCCGAACAACTGAACATTCCCGGCGGCATGGCCTGTCAGGTCAGTTCGTTGCGCGGGGAAATTCTGGCCCGTAGTCACAGCAGTCCCGAGCAAACCCTGGAAGCGGAAAAAATGGGCTTCCACGATCAGATGATCGATGGCGCGCCGTGGCGCAGTTTCACTCTCGCGCGGGGGGATGTGCGGATCACCACGGCCGATCGGCAGATCGAACGCGAAGCGCTGAACATGTCGATCCTGCTGGCGGCCTCGGTGCCGGTGGGCGTGGCGTTGCTCGGTTGCCTGTGCCTGTTGTGGCTGGGCATCGGCCAGGGGCTGGCGCCGCTCAATCGGCTGCGCGAAGCACTGATGCGACGTAATGCCGACTCGCTTGAGCCGCTGCAATTGCAATCGTTTCCCAGCGAACTGAAACCGTTGCTCGATACGCAGAACCAGCTGTTCCAGCGCATCGGCAAGACCATCGAGCGCGAACGCCGCCTGACCGGTGATGCCGCCCACGAACTGCGCAGCCCGCTGACGGCGATCAAGACCCACCTGCAAGTGGCACGCATGACCGAAGGCAGTGCCCGCGATCAGTCGCTGGCAAGGGCCGAAGAGGGCGCCGACCGCATGCACCGCACCCTTGAGCAACTGCTGTTGCTGGCGCGGGTCGAGGGCAGTCTGTCGTTCGATGACGGCGTGCAGTGCAGCGCCGAACAGGTGGCGAAACTGGCGATGCAGGATGCGGCTGGTGGCGAGCGTCAGCGCATCAAGCTGCAATTGCCCAAGCAGCTCTCCAGTGCGCCGGTGCAAATGCCGGCGGTGCTGTCGATTGCCGCGTTGCGCAATCTGCTCGACAACGCCCTGCGCCATACCCCGGCGGATGCTGAGGTGGAGCTGAGCCTGGAAACGGTCGGCCAGCGCGCCCGTTTTGTGGTGCGCGACCACGGCCCGGGGATTGCGGCGCAAGATCTGCAGCATCTGACCCAACGCTTCTGGCGCAACGGCCAGAGCACCGGCTGCGGTCTCGGCCTGGCCATCGTGCAAGCCATCGTCCAGCGCTGCGCCTGCACCCTGCATTTCGACAGCCGGCCGGATGGCTTGCGCGTCGAGTTGACCATGCCGCTGCAACCTGTCTGA